From a single Mucilaginibacter terrenus genomic region:
- a CDS encoding UbiD family decarboxylase yields the protein MGYKSLQACIADLEKHGHLIRIKEEVDPHLQMAAIHLRVYEHEGPAILFENVKGSKFQALSNLFGTLERSKFIFRDTLEKIQTLVDIKNDPIKAVRNPFKYANTALTAISALPLKLSSSTIRNFERTTISELPQVVNWPMDGGPFVTMPQVYTEDIDKPGIMNANLGMYRIQFGGNDYVQDKEIGLHYQLHRGIGVHQTKANAKGQPLKVSIFVGGPPSHPVAAVMPLPEGLSEMTFAGALGNRRFRYFYDNEGFCISADADFVITGTVMPMENKPEGPFGDHLGYYSLKHPFPLMKVHNVYHRKDAVWSFTVVGRPPQEDTSFGALIHEITGSALPKEIPGLHAVNAVDAAGVHPLLFAIGSERYTPYVSGRQPQEIITIANHILGKGQLSLAKYLFIAAKEDDPALNVNDIEGFLKHILQRIDLTRDLHFHTRTTIDTLDYSGDGLNSGSKVAITVAGEIKRELWNELPTTFNLPRPFTAYKMAMPGVLAVELPKNIRSSDMELMLEILQEHLGKAELNGLLLIVLCDDAAFTAQNINNLVWVTFTRSNPSHDIYGINSFTEHKHWGCRGPLIIDARIKPHHAPVLERDPATEKLVDEMGKKGGALHGII from the coding sequence ATGGGTTACAAGAGTTTACAAGCCTGCATCGCCGATCTCGAAAAACACGGACACCTTATCCGCATAAAGGAAGAGGTAGACCCGCATTTGCAAATGGCCGCTATCCACCTCCGCGTGTACGAACATGAGGGGCCTGCCATATTGTTTGAAAATGTAAAAGGGAGTAAATTCCAGGCGCTCTCTAATCTTTTCGGCACTTTGGAACGCTCGAAATTTATCTTCAGGGATACGCTCGAGAAGATACAAACACTCGTGGATATCAAGAACGATCCTATAAAGGCTGTCCGAAATCCATTTAAATACGCTAATACTGCACTTACAGCAATATCTGCGTTGCCGTTAAAACTGAGTAGCAGCACCATCCGCAATTTCGAACGTACAACAATAAGCGAGTTGCCACAGGTGGTTAACTGGCCTATGGACGGCGGACCATTCGTAACTATGCCGCAGGTGTATACCGAAGACATCGATAAGCCGGGTATCATGAATGCTAACCTTGGCATGTACCGCATACAATTCGGCGGGAACGATTACGTGCAGGATAAAGAAATAGGGCTCCATTATCAGCTTCACCGGGGTATCGGCGTGCATCAAACCAAGGCAAATGCAAAAGGCCAACCATTAAAGGTGAGCATTTTTGTAGGTGGGCCTCCTTCTCATCCGGTAGCTGCCGTGATGCCTCTTCCTGAAGGTCTTTCGGAAATGACGTTTGCGGGAGCCTTGGGTAACCGCAGGTTCAGGTACTTTTATGATAACGAAGGCTTCTGCATATCTGCCGACGCCGATTTTGTGATCACCGGAACGGTTATGCCGATGGAAAATAAACCGGAAGGTCCATTTGGCGACCACCTGGGCTACTATAGCCTTAAACATCCCTTCCCGCTAATGAAGGTGCATAATGTTTATCACCGTAAAGATGCGGTATGGTCGTTCACCGTAGTGGGCCGCCCTCCACAGGAGGATACCAGTTTTGGCGCGCTTATACATGAAATTACCGGCAGTGCATTACCAAAAGAAATTCCAGGCCTGCACGCTGTTAACGCGGTTGACGCGGCTGGTGTACATCCACTGCTGTTTGCCATCGGCAGCGAACGTTACACTCCTTATGTAAGCGGACGGCAACCTCAGGAGATTATAACCATTGCTAATCATATCCTTGGCAAGGGACAGCTAAGCCTGGCCAAATACTTGTTTATAGCAGCTAAGGAAGATGATCCTGCATTGAATGTAAATGATATAGAAGGCTTTTTAAAGCATATTCTGCAGCGGATAGACCTGACCCGCGACCTGCATTTCCATACCCGTACCACTATTGACACCCTCGACTATAGCGGCGACGGGCTTAACAGCGGTAGCAAGGTAGCCATTACCGTTGCCGGTGAGATAAAACGGGAATTATGGAATGAATTGCCGACAACCTTTAATTTGCCACGACCTTTTACAGCATACAAAATGGCCATGCCTGGCGTATTGGCTGTTGAGCTTCCAAAAAATATAAGGAGCAGCGATATGGAGCTGATGCTGGAGATTTTACAGGAACATTTAGGCAAAGCAGAACTAAACGGGCTACTGCTGATTGTGTTATGTGATGATGCTGCATTTACTGCTCAAAATATAAACAACCTGGTATGGGTAACCTTCACCCGCAGCAATCCATCACATGATATATACGGCATCAACAGTTTTACCGAACACAAGCACTGGGGCTGTCGCGGTCCGCTTATTATTGATGCACGGATAAAGCCGCACCATGCGCCTGTGCTGGAACGCGATCCTGCTACCGAAAAGCTAGTGGATGAAATGGGTAAAAAAGGTGGCGCATTACACGGCATTATATAA
- the dapA gene encoding 4-hydroxy-tetrahydrodipicolinate synthase — MNIFYGTGVAIVTPFQADGRVDFDALGRIIEHLISGGVEYIVSLGTTGESATLSKDEKKQVWEFTAKTVNKRVALVAGIGGNNTAETVAEFKAFNIDGYDAILSASPHYNKPTQEGIYQHYKALAEVSPLPIILYNVPSRTGSSVSAETTVRLAKDFKNIIAIKEASGNFDLLNQLMRDKPEDFLVISGDDPITLQMMAMGAVGVISVTGNALPNKVSSMVRTCLTGDYKAAHAAHYDLIEFTRLMFTEGSPAGVKSALKTLGIAGDTVRLPLVGVSDTTAQNIKKQIELIG; from the coding sequence ATGAACATATTTTACGGAACGGGGGTGGCCATAGTAACCCCTTTTCAGGCTGATGGGCGAGTTGATTTTGATGCCTTGGGCAGGATTATCGAACACCTTATTAGCGGCGGAGTGGAGTACATAGTATCGTTGGGTACTACAGGTGAGAGCGCTACTTTAAGCAAGGACGAAAAGAAGCAGGTGTGGGAGTTCACAGCCAAAACCGTAAATAAACGCGTTGCACTTGTGGCCGGCATTGGCGGCAATAATACAGCAGAAACTGTTGCCGAGTTTAAAGCGTTCAACATTGACGGCTATGATGCAATTTTGTCTGCCAGTCCGCACTATAACAAACCTACGCAAGAAGGTATATATCAGCATTACAAGGCTTTAGCGGAAGTTTCTCCGCTGCCCATTATACTTTATAATGTACCAAGCCGTACCGGGAGCAGTGTATCTGCCGAAACTACTGTTAGGCTTGCGAAAGATTTTAAAAACATTATTGCCATTAAGGAAGCATCCGGGAATTTCGATCTGCTGAACCAACTGATGAGGGACAAACCAGAAGACTTTTTAGTGATCTCCGGTGATGACCCTATCACGCTGCAGATGATGGCGATGGGCGCTGTTGGTGTAATATCAGTAACCGGCAATGCCTTGCCAAATAAGGTTTCAAGCATGGTTCGTACTTGTTTAACGGGTGACTATAAGGCTGCACATGCTGCACATTACGACCTTATTGAATTTACCCGGCTGATGTTTACTGAAGGAAGCCCTGCAGGTGTAAAGTCCGCTTTAAAAACGCTTGGCATTGCCGGCGACACTGTACGCCTGCCCCTGGTTGGTGTTAGCGACACAACTGCTCAAAACATCAAAAAACAAATTGAACTTATAGGTTAA
- a CDS encoding histone H1: MKKFTEVKELVASLEADADKFYNKGNSAAGTRVRKGMQDLKNLAQAIRLEIQESKNQA, translated from the coding sequence ATGAAAAAATTTACTGAAGTAAAAGAACTGGTTGCATCCCTAGAAGCCGATGCCGACAAATTTTATAACAAGGGAAACAGCGCTGCTGGTACACGTGTTCGTAAAGGCATGCAGGATCTTAAAAACTTAGCTCAGGCTATCCGTCTTGAAATACAAGAGTCTAAAAACCAAGCGTAA